From Humisphaera borealis, the proteins below share one genomic window:
- a CDS encoding PA14 domain-containing protein has protein sequence MKNSFVVGDSRSLVASPAVRRKPRGQSSLASAANAVVELLEDRKLFAGDASIIQTLPYSLDFDTSSGGVVDKNGLGTGFTWVMPNKNNNEYAPSLIDMVGGRLRVTTTGTSLAGGPWENDNTLVNGLQTQFSAASGSFSISTRLIGPLGYLNNASEQGGLLFGPDHDNYVKLVAVAQPNGTFLQFVDEQKPSTAFVHQIASANSYTNIGSFTAINTLDLTIAGDASTGQITAYYRINGGSLVQVNQTVTLTGAQKTKFFASNARGGIIAMQKNDLAAETLVFEKFEIVPGTPQIAKPSVRADEVTPAPSQTNVKRDSFVSAALNLPNVGKGVDTSTLNTTTVKLYRSSDRVAVSGHVSTSGAGDTITYQPYGPLDANTQYTFEVTAGVKDTGGATFVPFSMNFTTGTEITPTDTNIAFQKVELTTATGQQYSSVQIGPDGKLYASSLSGLIQRFTINSDGTLGAAENITTVQTANGGNRFITGIVFDPSSTANNLILWVNNAQYAFEGASDWTGKLSRLSGANLENYQDYITGLPRAVRDHLNNQMTFGPDGKMYFAMGSMSAMGQADNAWGLRAEHLLSAAVLQIDTAAIATRISSGLGALSVRTEGATTNYDPWATNAPVKIYATGVRNAYDLVWTRGGVLYAPTNGSAAGGATPASPAGGFTGTRIDQAQNGPYTGPTVPGIAQVNVSEPDFLFKIEQGGYYGHPNSTRGEYVLNGGNPTDLVDYLETSQYPTGTQPDRNYRGAAWIFGKNHSPNGVIEYQGNAFGGRLDGKLLVVRYSGGADVVALTLDANGAVTESTSGISGLSGFVNPLDLTQDLSNGNLYIVDYGAQKIVLAKPVAPGARITVDTTTLRFNDDFANSNTTPSATRYVKITNTGTAPLSIPNTGLTLNNTANWTITVKPGLPTTVAPGESVDVGIAFKATVGAGAGIKTATLTITSNDATNPSIVVNLRGLATTGTGGMNEPSLQRVLDLYQIPVVTGDANPADTNLLSNTAPLTTPNDEVVAQRFVKAGAGPITIEPLAAFAGGTPAVKFGYYQAGTAGNRTELVSISAADAQSVNPTLNGTTSFDPGASRFGLYAYFPIFSNYAYSEDSLNTKENTVALRRKFRFYPLKNADGSAVPNAYIFTNEDYNNDPSGGTDSNDFVGIIRNVSISNDGAEIGLENTDAVPFPDRLVFSRVQTQPPDTKTLTDGTVVQPPNNVTHDTAVLRLRNTGSAPLTLNSLAVSNTSAWTIVNAPTAGTQIAAGGFLDITVRFVAQTLPTWPGFNSTVDPTAQAANQSGFYTGSLTINTNDADEAVTTVQLAGWWQNKSEKNQEPSVPTLVNNILGYRTKILNNGQTMADGWNGAGVLGEEVLSKYWVRADGSAPVEVTQLAAWHGQGDTARLRWAPFAYPGSVATVFTHSGPSGQSILPLINGGTTVASGTFKPVAAAANPLSAFQFRVENEWSDDAMNSVPDNPLDTGHHIRFWPARDKNNNLIPNTWIMGMDYFGINYDYQDNLYLVSNMKPMPPGAPSGLAATGQPNGIALDWGDVTGAPLLAGYNVYRSTTTGGTYTKLNASPVTDSLYIDTSAASGVTYYYRVTAIDSWGGESGTSATVNAVRTTDNVPPAPPTGLAGTGVATGVTLNWSANNDADLAGYRVYRAIIVGGTYSLLNTSALVTLTSFTDSTATPGSTVYYTVSAVDFSGNESAQSTSATVVAGDTTAPAVPSGVAANTAANGLTVSWSAVADTDAAGYRVYRASAIDGTYTQMSGALVTGTTWTDTSVLVGETWFYKVSAVDTSGNESAQSAAASATRNAVALPTIRINTGGGAFTDSNGVTWAADQYFTGGTAAVSSHDVTGTIDDPLYLARRWGAYTYAVPAANGDYVLSLHFSDPVYTTAGSRKFSVKAEGLTILDNFDLVANAGGGKKKFVRSFNVTIADGFLNLQTIKILDNPIISAIELVPNAPDTTPPAAPGNAVATGAVSGNSLSWTAPADADLAGYNVYRSDSVDGTFVKLNTTLLTALSYLDTTATADVTSYYRVTAIDTALNESLPATASALRPAGDTVAPAVPANLSATAGTTSGINLAWTSVSDSDLAGYHVYRAPAPGGPWTKLTTAAITATTYADTVAPENTVSYYYVTAIDVNGNESSASATASATAPIFANGTGLYGKYYAGTSFNTLKLGRMDGVINFDWGAGTPNPAVPVDNFSARWLGKIKAAVTGNYTFTVRASDGVRLWVNGQLIIDAWSAGDTADKISSTIALVAGQKYDIRLEYFEGTGAANIRMLWEADGLSQQIVQRGYLFSA, from the coding sequence GTGAAGAATTCCTTCGTCGTGGGTGACAGCCGTTCGTTGGTCGCGAGCCCCGCGGTGCGGCGCAAGCCGCGCGGACAGTCTTCTCTCGCCTCGGCCGCGAATGCCGTCGTCGAACTGCTCGAAGACCGCAAGCTCTTTGCCGGCGACGCTTCGATTATCCAGACGTTGCCCTATTCGCTGGATTTCGACACGTCCAGCGGCGGCGTCGTCGACAAGAACGGCCTGGGCACCGGCTTCACCTGGGTGATGCCGAACAAGAACAACAACGAATACGCGCCGTCACTGATCGACATGGTCGGCGGACGGTTGCGCGTCACCACCACCGGTACCTCCCTCGCCGGCGGACCGTGGGAAAACGACAACACCCTCGTTAACGGCCTGCAGACCCAGTTCAGCGCCGCCTCCGGCAGCTTCAGCATCAGCACGCGCCTCATCGGCCCGCTCGGTTACCTCAACAACGCCAGCGAGCAAGGCGGACTGCTGTTCGGGCCCGACCACGACAACTATGTGAAGCTCGTCGCCGTCGCACAGCCCAACGGAACCTTCCTGCAGTTCGTGGACGAACAAAAGCCGAGCACCGCGTTCGTTCACCAGATCGCCAGCGCCAACAGCTACACCAATATCGGTTCGTTCACGGCGATCAACACGCTCGATCTCACCATCGCCGGCGACGCCAGCACCGGTCAGATCACCGCGTATTACCGGATAAACGGCGGCTCGCTCGTGCAGGTCAACCAGACGGTGACGCTAACCGGCGCGCAGAAGACCAAGTTCTTCGCCAGCAACGCCCGCGGCGGCATCATCGCGATGCAGAAGAACGACCTGGCCGCCGAGACGCTGGTGTTCGAGAAGTTCGAGATCGTCCCCGGCACCCCGCAGATCGCCAAGCCGAGCGTGCGCGCCGACGAAGTCACGCCGGCCCCCAGCCAGACCAACGTCAAGCGGGACAGCTTCGTCTCGGCGGCGCTGAACCTGCCCAACGTCGGCAAGGGTGTCGATACTTCCACGCTGAACACCACCACCGTCAAGCTGTATCGCAGCAGCGACCGCGTGGCGGTCTCCGGGCATGTCAGCACCAGCGGCGCGGGTGACACCATCACCTACCAGCCCTACGGCCCGCTCGATGCGAACACGCAATACACCTTTGAAGTGACTGCCGGCGTAAAAGACACCGGCGGTGCGACGTTCGTGCCGTTCTCGATGAACTTCACCACCGGCACGGAAATCACGCCGACCGACACCAACATCGCATTCCAGAAGGTGGAACTCACGACCGCCACCGGTCAGCAGTATTCCAGCGTGCAGATCGGCCCTGACGGCAAGCTCTACGCTTCGTCACTGTCGGGACTGATTCAGCGGTTCACGATCAACTCCGACGGAACGCTGGGCGCGGCCGAGAACATCACCACCGTGCAGACCGCCAACGGCGGGAACCGGTTCATCACCGGCATCGTCTTCGACCCGTCGAGCACGGCGAACAACCTGATCCTCTGGGTGAACAACGCACAGTACGCTTTCGAAGGCGCCAGCGACTGGACGGGCAAGCTGTCGCGACTGAGCGGTGCCAATCTCGAAAACTACCAGGACTACATCACCGGCCTGCCGCGCGCCGTTCGCGACCACCTGAACAACCAGATGACGTTCGGGCCCGACGGCAAGATGTACTTCGCCATGGGCTCCATGAGCGCCATGGGTCAGGCCGACAACGCCTGGGGCCTGCGCGCCGAGCACCTTCTGTCTGCGGCCGTACTGCAGATTGATACCGCGGCGATCGCCACCCGCATCAGCAGCGGACTCGGGGCGCTGTCGGTCCGTACCGAAGGCGCTACGACCAACTACGACCCCTGGGCTACCAACGCCCCGGTCAAGATCTACGCCACCGGCGTACGAAACGCGTACGACCTGGTCTGGACGCGCGGTGGAGTGCTTTACGCCCCCACCAACGGCTCGGCCGCCGGTGGCGCAACGCCGGCCTCCCCGGCCGGCGGATTCACCGGCACGCGTATCGATCAGGCCCAGAACGGCCCGTACACCGGCCCGACCGTTCCCGGCATCGCCCAGGTGAACGTCAGCGAACCCGACTTCCTTTTCAAGATCGAGCAAGGCGGCTACTACGGCCATCCCAACTCGACCCGCGGCGAGTATGTCCTGAACGGCGGCAACCCGACCGACCTGGTCGACTACCTGGAAACCAGCCAGTACCCGACCGGCACCCAGCCCGACCGCAATTACCGCGGCGCGGCCTGGATCTTCGGCAAGAATCACTCCCCCAACGGCGTGATCGAGTACCAGGGCAACGCGTTCGGCGGCCGTCTCGATGGCAAGCTGCTGGTCGTCCGCTACAGCGGCGGTGCCGACGTCGTCGCGCTGACCCTCGACGCCAACGGCGCCGTCACCGAATCCACCAGCGGCATTTCGGGCCTGAGCGGTTTCGTCAACCCGCTGGACCTCACGCAGGATCTGTCCAACGGCAACCTGTACATCGTCGACTACGGCGCACAGAAGATCGTCCTCGCCAAGCCGGTCGCCCCGGGCGCGCGGATCACCGTCGATACCACCACGCTGCGGTTCAACGACGACTTCGCCAACAGCAACACCACCCCCAGCGCAACGCGGTACGTGAAGATCACCAACACCGGCACCGCGCCGCTGTCGATCCCCAATACCGGCCTGACGCTCAACAACACCGCCAACTGGACGATCACGGTAAAACCCGGCCTCCCGACCACCGTCGCCCCCGGCGAAAGCGTGGACGTGGGCATCGCGTTCAAGGCAACGGTCGGTGCGGGCGCGGGCATCAAGACTGCCACCCTCACCATCACCAGCAACGACGCGACCAACCCGAGCATCGTGGTCAACCTGCGCGGCCTGGCGACCACGGGCACCGGCGGGATGAATGAGCCCTCGCTGCAGCGGGTTCTCGATCTCTACCAGATCCCCGTCGTCACCGGCGACGCCAACCCCGCCGACACCAACCTCCTGAGCAATACAGCGCCGCTGACGACCCCCAACGACGAAGTCGTCGCCCAGCGGTTCGTCAAAGCCGGCGCCGGGCCGATCACCATCGAGCCGCTGGCCGCGTTCGCCGGTGGAACGCCGGCGGTAAAGTTCGGCTATTACCAGGCGGGCACGGCGGGCAACCGCACGGAACTGGTTTCGATCTCTGCCGCCGACGCACAAAGCGTCAATCCCACGCTCAACGGCACTACCAGCTTCGACCCGGGCGCGAGCCGGTTCGGCCTGTACGCCTACTTCCCGATCTTCAGCAACTACGCGTACAGCGAAGACTCGCTGAACACGAAGGAAAACACGGTCGCGTTGCGGCGCAAGTTCCGGTTCTATCCGCTCAAGAATGCCGACGGCTCCGCCGTGCCCAACGCGTACATCTTCACGAACGAAGACTACAACAACGATCCGTCCGGCGGCACCGACTCCAACGACTTCGTCGGCATCATCCGCAACGTGTCGATCTCGAACGACGGCGCGGAAATTGGCCTTGAAAACACCGACGCCGTCCCCTTCCCCGACCGCCTGGTATTCAGCCGCGTCCAGACGCAGCCGCCCGATACCAAGACCCTGACCGACGGCACCGTCGTGCAGCCGCCGAACAATGTCACCCACGACACCGCGGTGCTGCGCCTGCGAAACACCGGCTCGGCGCCGTTAACGCTCAACAGCCTGGCCGTCAGCAACACCAGCGCCTGGACGATCGTCAATGCCCCGACCGCGGGCACGCAGATCGCCGCCGGCGGATTCCTGGACATCACCGTCAGGTTTGTCGCCCAGACGCTGCCCACTTGGCCGGGCTTCAACTCGACTGTGGACCCGACGGCGCAGGCGGCGAACCAGAGCGGCTTCTACACCGGCTCGCTCACCATCAACACCAACGACGCCGACGAGGCCGTCACCACCGTGCAGTTGGCCGGCTGGTGGCAGAACAAGTCGGAGAAGAACCAAGAACCCAGCGTCCCGACGCTGGTCAACAACATCCTGGGCTACAGGACCAAGATTCTGAACAACGGCCAGACCATGGCCGACGGCTGGAATGGTGCCGGCGTTCTGGGCGAGGAAGTGCTCAGCAAGTACTGGGTGCGCGCCGACGGCAGCGCACCGGTCGAAGTAACGCAGCTTGCCGCTTGGCACGGCCAGGGCGACACCGCCCGCCTGCGCTGGGCGCCGTTCGCCTACCCCGGGTCGGTCGCGACGGTGTTCACCCACTCGGGCCCGTCGGGGCAGTCCATCCTTCCGCTCATCAACGGCGGCACGACCGTCGCCAGCGGCACCTTCAAGCCCGTGGCAGCGGCGGCCAACCCGCTGTCGGCGTTCCAGTTCCGCGTCGAGAACGAGTGGTCGGACGACGCGATGAACAGCGTGCCCGACAACCCCCTCGACACCGGCCATCACATCCGGTTCTGGCCGGCCCGCGACAAGAACAACAACCTCATCCCCAACACCTGGATCATGGGGATGGACTACTTCGGCATCAACTACGACTACCAGGACAACCTGTACCTGGTCAGCAACATGAAGCCCATGCCCCCGGGTGCCCCGTCGGGCCTGGCCGCAACCGGCCAGCCCAACGGCATTGCCCTGGACTGGGGCGATGTCACCGGCGCTCCGCTGCTCGCCGGCTACAACGTCTACCGCTCCACCACGACCGGCGGCACCTACACCAAGCTCAACGCCAGCCCGGTGACCGATTCGCTGTACATCGACACCAGCGCCGCCAGCGGCGTGACGTACTACTACCGCGTCACGGCGATCGATTCATGGGGTGGCGAAAGCGGAACGTCGGCGACGGTGAACGCGGTCCGCACGACCGACAACGTCCCTCCGGCCCCGCCGACCGGCCTGGCCGGAACCGGCGTCGCCACGGGCGTCACGCTGAACTGGTCGGCGAATAATGACGCCGACCTGGCCGGCTACCGTGTCTACCGGGCGATCATCGTCGGTGGCACCTACAGCCTGCTCAACACGTCGGCGTTGGTGACGCTCACCAGCTTCACCGACAGCACCGCCACGCCGGGCTCGACGGTCTACTACACGGTCTCGGCGGTGGACTTCTCGGGCAATGAATCGGCCCAGTCGACCTCCGCAACGGTTGTCGCCGGCGACACCACCGCGCCGGCCGTGCCGTCGGGTGTGGCCGCCAACACTGCCGCCAACGGCCTGACGGTCTCCTGGTCGGCGGTCGCCGACACCGATGCCGCCGGCTACCGCGTCTACCGCGCCTCCGCGATAGACGGCACCTACACGCAGATGTCCGGCGCGCTGGTCACCGGCACGACTTGGACCGATACGTCCGTCCTGGTCGGCGAAACCTGGTTCTACAAGGTCTCGGCGGTGGACACGAGCGGCAACGAATCCGCCCAGTCCGCCGCCGCCAGCGCCACCCGCAACGCGGTTGCCCTGCCGACCATCCGCATCAACACCGGCGGCGGCGCGTTCACCGATTCCAACGGCGTGACCTGGGCGGCAGACCAGTACTTCACCGGCGGCACCGCGGCCGTAAGCAGCCACGACGTCACCGGCACGATCGACGATCCGCTCTACCTCGCCCGCCGCTGGGGCGCTTACACCTATGCCGTCCCCGCCGCCAACGGCGACTACGTGCTGAGCCTGCACTTCTCCGATCCGGTATACACCACGGCCGGATCGCGCAAGTTCAGCGTCAAGGCCGAGGGCCTGACGATCCTCGACAACTTCGACCTCGTCGCTAACGCCGGCGGCGGCAAGAAGAAGTTCGTGCGGTCGTTCAATGTCACGATTGCCGACGGCTTCCTGAACCTGCAGACGATCAAGATCCTGGACAACCCGATCATCTCGGCGATCGAACTCGTCCCCAACGCGCCGGACACCACGCCCCCGGCCGCGCCGGGCAACGCCGTCGCGACCGGCGCGGTATCGGGCAACTCCCTGTCGTGGACGGCCCCCGCCGACGCCGACTTGGCCGGCTACAACGTCTACCGGTCCGACTCGGTGGACGGGACCTTCGTCAAACTCAACACCACGCTCCTTACGGCGTTGAGCTATCTCGACACCACGGCGACCGCGGACGTGACCAGCTACTACCGCGTCACGGCGATCGACACGGCTTTGAACGAATCGCTTCCGGCGACGGCGAGCGCCCTTCGCCCCGCCGGCGATACGGTGGCACCCGCCGTGCCCGCCAACCTGTCGGCCACCGCCGGGACGACGTCGGGCATTAACCTGGCCTGGACGTCGGTCTCCGACAGCGACCTGGCCGGCTACCACGTCTACCGCGCACCCGCCCCGGGCGGCCCGTGGACGAAGCTGACAACCGCGGCGATCACGGCGACGACCTACGCCGATACCGTCGCCCCCGAGAACACCGTGAGCTACTACTACGTCACCGCGATCGACGTCAACGGCAACGAGTCGAGCGCGTCGGCGACGGCCAGCGCGACGGCGCCGATCTTCGCCAACGGCACCGGCCTGTACGGCAAGTACTACGCCGGCACGAGCTTCAACACGCTGAAGCTCGGTCGCATGGACGGCGTCATCAACTTCGACTGGGGTGCCGGCACGCCCAACCCGGCCGTCCCGGTCGACAACTTCTCCGCCCGCTGGCTCGGCAAGATCAAGGCGGCGGTGACCGGAAACTACACGTTCACCGTCCGCGCCAGCGACGGCGTGCGGCTGTGGGTCAACGGCCAGCTCATCATCGACGCCTGGTCCGCCGGCGACACCGCCGACAAGATCTCCAGCACGATCGCACTCGTCGCCGGCCAGAAGTACGACATCCGCCTGGAGTACTTCGAAGGCACCGGAGCGGCCAACATCCGCATGCTCTGGGAGGCCGACGGGCTCAGCCAGCAGATCGTCCAGCGCGGCTACCTGTTCTCGGCGTAA
- a CDS encoding sigma 54-interacting transcriptional regulator, with product MNQAPEKRSDYELSVLTEIGQILSSTIELRQAFAKVMQLVSEKVNMHRGALVLLDESTGRLRTEAAVGLTPDEIERGKYALGEGVTGNVVATGRPRIIADLRNDPDFLNRTGRLAHDSGPISFICVPIRIEGRTAGALSVDKPFESDEQLRSDLRLIDIIGAFLAQAIQLNRMVLRQKEVLIEENAQLRAQIRDRFRFENIIGDSPAMHDVFATVAQVANSRATVLLLGETGTGKEMIAKAIHYNSPRRDKPFVRVNCGALTGTLLESELFGHVKGSFTGAIRDKEGRFEVADQGTIFLDEIGTMEPHLQVKLLRVLQEREFERVGDTQTMKVDVRVVAATNVDLQEEVAKDNFREDLFYRLNVCPIYLPPLRNRREDIPPLIDHFLDKYNTVNGRSLRRISRDMLNVLMRYPWPGNVRELENAIERAVVLSTTEDFSEDLLPLSVRMFAAQRRTNSSSESIETLTRRLADQAMADYEMREGEIYKLVTDQLEMALIDRALARCGGVKTKAADFLGINRNTLNKKVKDLGIEAAE from the coding sequence ATGAATCAGGCACCCGAAAAACGATCTGACTATGAATTGTCCGTCCTCACGGAGATCGGGCAGATACTTTCTTCCACGATCGAATTGCGGCAGGCGTTCGCAAAGGTGATGCAACTCGTTTCTGAGAAAGTAAATATGCACCGCGGGGCGCTGGTGCTATTAGATGAATCCACCGGGCGGCTGCGCACGGAAGCGGCAGTCGGGTTAACCCCCGACGAAATCGAACGCGGCAAATACGCGCTCGGCGAAGGGGTGACGGGCAACGTCGTCGCCACCGGCCGGCCGCGCATCATTGCCGACCTCCGCAATGACCCGGACTTCCTGAATCGCACCGGCCGGCTGGCACATGACAGCGGGCCCATCAGCTTTATCTGTGTGCCGATCCGTATCGAAGGCCGAACCGCCGGCGCGCTGTCGGTCGATAAGCCGTTCGAGAGCGACGAACAGCTACGGAGCGATCTGCGGCTGATCGATATCATTGGCGCGTTCCTCGCCCAGGCAATCCAGTTGAATCGGATGGTCCTGCGGCAGAAGGAAGTGCTGATCGAGGAGAACGCCCAGTTGCGGGCGCAGATCCGCGACCGGTTCCGATTCGAGAACATCATCGGCGACTCGCCGGCGATGCACGATGTGTTCGCGACGGTCGCACAGGTCGCCAACAGCCGGGCGACGGTGCTGCTCCTCGGCGAGACCGGCACCGGTAAGGAAATGATCGCCAAGGCGATCCACTACAACTCGCCCCGGCGAGATAAGCCGTTCGTGCGGGTGAACTGCGGCGCGCTGACCGGCACGCTGCTGGAGTCGGAACTGTTCGGCCACGTGAAGGGCAGCTTCACCGGCGCGATTCGCGACAAGGAAGGCCGGTTCGAGGTCGCCGACCAGGGAACGATCTTCCTCGACGAAATCGGCACGATGGAGCCGCACCTTCAGGTGAAGCTGCTCCGCGTGTTGCAGGAGCGCGAGTTCGAGCGCGTCGGCGACACCCAGACGATGAAGGTCGATGTCCGCGTGGTCGCGGCGACGAACGTCGATCTGCAGGAAGAGGTCGCGAAGGACAACTTTCGCGAAGACTTGTTCTATCGCTTGAACGTCTGCCCGATCTACCTGCCGCCGCTGCGGAACCGCCGTGAAGACATTCCGCCGTTGATCGATCACTTCTTGGACAAGTACAACACGGTGAACGGCCGCAGCTTGCGGCGGATCAGCCGGGACATGCTGAACGTGCTGATGCGCTACCCCTGGCCGGGTAACGTGCGCGAGCTGGAGAACGCGATCGAGCGCGCCGTGGTGCTGAGCACGACCGAGGACTTCTCGGAAGACCTGCTGCCGCTAAGCGTACGGATGTTCGCCGCCCAGCGGCGGACGAACTCGTCGAGCGAGAGCATCGAAACCCTCACGCGCCGCCTGGCCGATCAGGCGATGGCCGACTACGAGATGCGCGAAGGCGAAATCTACAAGCTGGTGACCGACCAGCTCGAAATGGCACTGATCGACCGCGCCCTAGCCCGCTGCGGCGGTGTCAAAACCAAGGCCGCGGATTTCCTGGGCATTAACCGCAACACGCTCAATAAGAAGGTCAAGGACCTGGGGATTGAAGCGGCGGAGTAG
- a CDS encoding sulfatase: MVFRALSLLVLASVIGPTAALAAGDKPAATKPNVLFILADDLGWADTTLYGHTRYYRTPNIERLAKRGMTFTRAYSASPLCSPTRSAILTGLSPARTGITTPNCHVPQVVLDVKPGKAAPPDKKSIAPIPPTRLKTEYRTLAETLKDAGYATGHFGKWHLGADPYSPLQQGFDVDVPHWSGPGPAGSYVAPWKFRDFDADPGEPNQHIEDRMAKEAVKFMERHKAAPFYLNYFMFSVHAPFDAKKSLIDKYRALANPADPQRSPTYAAMVESMDDAVGTLLDTLDRLGIADNTIVVFTADNGGNMYNEIDGTVPTSNAPLRGGKATMFEGGTRVPGIVVMPGVTLPGSRSDTIIQSEDYYPTLLEALSIKPAPDQRFDGISILPALKGGDLVRDGVFQYFPHDPGVPDWLPPAVSVHRGDWKLIRIFHGGEKGAHRYLLFNLRDDLGEKVNLAARKPELVAELDALIETFLANTKAVVPVANPAFDPAKYHPELEGVQTNKEKPRQKPATKPANPANPPKGKDDGETVLQGWKPRGCTATVKDGIVTLNKTGPAPFLGFAAGKYSGPTTVRLRIKSEAAVSHIDWLPDGLDKPARSAAFNYPGGDWQEVTVQLPATGPLGVVRIYLPAQAQPLQIDWIELQSGKEKHRTEF, from the coding sequence ATGGTCTTTCGGGCGTTATCGCTGCTGGTACTGGCGAGCGTGATCGGGCCGACGGCGGCTCTGGCTGCTGGCGACAAGCCGGCCGCGACGAAGCCCAACGTGCTGTTCATCCTCGCCGATGATCTGGGCTGGGCCGACACGACGCTCTATGGACACACCAGGTACTACCGCACGCCCAACATCGAACGACTGGCCAAGCGCGGCATGACGTTTACCCGGGCGTATTCGGCCAGCCCGCTTTGCTCGCCGACGCGGTCGGCGATCCTCACGGGGCTGAGCCCCGCGCGAACGGGGATCACCACGCCGAACTGCCACGTCCCGCAGGTGGTCCTGGACGTGAAGCCCGGCAAGGCTGCGCCGCCGGACAAGAAGTCGATCGCGCCCATTCCGCCGACCCGCCTGAAGACCGAGTACCGCACCCTCGCCGAGACGCTCAAGGATGCCGGATACGCGACCGGGCATTTCGGCAAATGGCATCTGGGGGCCGATCCCTATTCGCCGCTGCAGCAGGGGTTTGATGTGGATGTGCCTCACTGGTCGGGGCCGGGCCCTGCCGGTAGCTATGTCGCGCCCTGGAAGTTCCGCGACTTTGATGCCGATCCCGGCGAGCCCAACCAGCACATCGAAGACCGCATGGCCAAGGAAGCGGTCAAGTTCATGGAGCGGCACAAGGCCGCACCCTTCTACCTGAACTACTTCATGTTCAGCGTTCACGCCCCGTTCGACGCCAAGAAATCCCTGATCGACAAGTACCGGGCCCTGGCCAACCCCGCCGACCCGCAGCGCAGCCCCACCTACGCGGCAATGGTCGAGAGCATGGACGACGCCGTCGGCACCCTGCTCGATACGCTCGATCGGCTCGGTATTGCCGACAACACCATCGTGGTGTTCACCGCCGACAACGGCGGCAACATGTACAACGAGATCGACGGCACCGTGCCCACGAGCAATGCCCCCCTGCGCGGCGGCAAAGCCACCATGTTCGAAGGCGGCACCCGGGTTCCCGGCATCGTGGTCATGCCCGGCGTCACCTTGCCGGGCTCACGGAGCGATACGATCATCCAGAGCGAAGACTACTACCCCACGCTGCTGGAGGCGCTGTCCATCAAGCCGGCCCCGGATCAGCGGTTCGACGGCATCAGCATCCTGCCCGCGCTCAAGGGCGGCGACCTCGTTCGCGACGGCGTTTTCCAATACTTTCCGCACGACCCCGGCGTTCCTGACTGGCTACCGCCGGCGGTCTCGGTTCATCGCGGCGACTGGAAGCTCATCCGCATCTTCCACGGCGGTGAGAAGGGCGCGCACCGCTACCTCCTGTTCAACCTGCGCGACGACCTGGGCGAAAAGGTGAACCTCGCGGCCCGGAAGCCCGAACTGGTCGCCGAGCTCGACGCGCTGATCGAAACGTTTCTCGCCAATACCAAGGCCGTTGTCCCGGTGGCCAACCCTGCTTTCGACCCGGCGAAATACCACCCGGAACTGGAGGGCGTGCAGACGAACAAGGAGAAGCCCAGGCAGAAACCCGCCACCAAGCCCGCCAATCCCGCCAACCCACCCAAGGGGAAAGACGACGGCGAAACGGTGCTCCAAGGGTGGAAGCCGCGGGGCTGCACGGCAACGGTGAAGGACGGCATCGTCACCCTGAACAAGACCGGCCCCGCGCCCTTCCTGGGCTTCGCCGCCGGCAAGTACAGCGGTCCCACCACCGTGCGCCTGCGCATCAAGTCTGAAGCGGCCGTGTCACACATCGACTGGCTGCCCGACGGGCTCGACAAACCGGCCCGGTCGGCGGCGTTCAACTATCCCGGCGGTGACTGGCAGGAGGTGACCGTGCAACTGCCGGCGACCGGCCCCCTCGGCGTGGTACGCATTTACCTCCCCGCCCAGGCCCAGCCGCTGCAGATCGACTGGATCGAACTGCAAAGCGGAAAGGAAAAGCACCGAACGGAGTTCTGA
- the bioD gene encoding dethiobiotin synthase, producing MLARVPIPSIFVTGTDTGVGKTVIAGAIADWFRRRGSRVAVLKPAATGCVHRREGLVSEDAEFLAACADARFPLDLICPQRYEEPLAPAVAAERAKQPLDWDAIDRSIRLMSRESDVMIVEGVGGVMVPMDAKHTVLDMAVWLGAPAVIVARPHLGTINHTLLTAEALRSRSVKIAGVVINQYRTDGASVAEETNGRAIEKWGKLSILATVPAGRASAGDLSPDIVAAVEPVDWEALARNRAS from the coding sequence ATGCTCGCACGTGTTCCGATTCCTTCGATCTTTGTGACTGGCACCGATACCGGCGTCGGTAAGACGGTTATCGCCGGGGCGATCGCCGACTGGTTTCGGCGGCGCGGGTCACGCGTTGCCGTGCTCAAGCCGGCGGCGACCGGGTGTGTGCACCGCCGGGAGGGACTGGTCAGTGAAGACGCGGAGTTTCTGGCGGCGTGTGCCGATGCCCGGTTTCCGCTCGACCTGATCTGCCCGCAGCGTTACGAGGAACCCTTGGCACCGGCGGTCGCGGCCGAGCGGGCGAAGCAGCCGCTGGATTGGGATGCGATCGATCGCTCGATCCGGCTCATGAGCCGCGAGAGCGACGTGATGATCGTCGAAGGCGTGGGAGGCGTGATGGTTCCGATGGACGCGAAACACACCGTACTGGACATGGCTGTCTGGCTTGGTGCGCCGGCGGTCATCGTGGCGCGGCCGCACCTGGGGACCATCAACCACACCTTGCTGACCGCCGAGGCCCTGAGGTCGAGGTCGGTCAAGATTGCCGGCGTGGTAATCAATCAGTACCGCACCGACGGTGCGAGCGTCGCCGAGGAGACCAACGGGCGAGCGATCGAGAAGTGGGGGAAACTTTCGATTCTTGCGACCGTGCCGGCGGGACGAGCCTCGGCCGGCGACTTATCGCCGGACATCGTCGCTGCCGTGGAGCCCGTGGACTGGGAGGCGTTGGCCCGAAATAGAGCGTCTTGA